Proteins encoded together in one Epinephelus moara isolate mb chromosome 2, YSFRI_EMoa_1.0, whole genome shotgun sequence window:
- the LOC126402249 gene encoding lysosomal amino acid transporter 1 homolog, with translation MATARFPGKSVEVSASNWTAPALGRPVCVNGTPWILYLLEECVDNVWEYCSVVIGLISMFCFLLSTLPQVWEAYRNGKVEEAMSFGFLFFLFSGDLTSFAGCYLTSQLPIQVVTVVFYIFTDLILISQFLYYKIKNSSSRKSPVLKWLCFMWCGAASLALLALPKLIIDNSATLDTQSPTTSRSVEISGYVCGYLASIFYLSSRFPQLYKNFQRQSTEGTSYLLFALAMMGNGTYGLSVIVVLPALKGSKQTFIIKHLAWLIGSLGVLILDFFVTAQFVMYRKNNSAKSSKLLSIPEVEPLLCEEVELSVL, from the exons ATGGCCACAGCGCGCTTCCCCGGGAAGAGTGTGGAGGTGTCTGCCTCCAACTGGACAGCTCCAGCTCTGGGCCGGCCTGTGTGTGTCAACGGGACCCCGTGGATCCTCTACCTGCTGGAGGAGTGTGTGGATAATGTGTGGGAGTACTGCAGCGTGGTGATAGGGCTGATATCCATGTTCTGCTTTCTGCTGTCCACTCTGCC GCAGGTCTGGGAGGCCTATCGCAATGGTAAAGTGGAGGAGGCCATGTCGTTTGgcttccttttcttcctcttcagtGGAGACTTGACCAGCTTTGCAGGCTGCTACCTCACCAGCCAGCTGCCTatccag GTAGTCACAGTGGTGTTCTACATCTTCACAGACCTGATCCTCATCTCCCAGTTCCTCTACTATAAGATCAAGAACAGCTCCAGCAGAA AAAGCCCTGTGCTGAAGTGGCTGTGCTTCATGTGGTGTGGCGCTGCTTCGTTAGCTCTCCTGGCTTTACCCAAACTCATCATAGACAATAGTGCAACTTTAGACACCCAG AGTCCAACTACCTCTAGGTCAGTGGAAATCAGTGGCTATGTATGTGGATACCTGGCATCTATCTTCTACCTCAGCTCCCGTTTCCCTCAGCTCTATAAAAAT TTTCAGCGACAGTCCACAGAGGGCACCTCTTACCTGCTGTTTGCCCTGGCCATGATGGGCAATGGGACATATGGGCTGAGTGTCATCGTGGTCCTGCCTGCACTGAAGGGGTCAAAACAGACCTTCATCATCAAACATCTGGCCTGGCTCATTGGCAGCCTGGGGGTCCTCATACTTGACTTTTTT GTGACTGCCCAGTTCGTCATGTACAGGAAGAACAACTCTGCCAAAAGCAGCAAACTGCTCAGCATCCCAGAGGTGGAGCCTCTGCTGTGTGAGGAGGTGGAGCTGTCCGTGTTATAG